The window GTGATCCAATGATCCGAGCTAGCCTCGTGATCGCGCTCGTCCTCGTCGGGGTCTTCTTCCTGACGGTCGGCACGATCGGCCTGCTCCGACTGCCGAACGTCTACAACCGGATGCACGCCACGAGCAAGCCCACGACTCTGGGAACTGCCGCGATTTTCCTCGCGGGATTCGTCCAGTTCGGCCCCGGCGGCGAGGGACTGACGGCGCTTGTCGGTGCCGTCTTCCTGTTTCTGACCGTCCCCACCGGCGCACACATGATCGCCCGCGCGGCCGAGCGCATCGGGGTGCCGTTCCTGGGAAGCGTCACCTGGCCCGACGCCTCGCAGTTGGCTCGCGAGGAAGAACTGCGAGCGGACGCGGAACGCGGTGCCGAGACGGATGCCGAACGGCAGCCCGAAGCGGGTCCCGGCCCCGATCCGGCCGCCGACGAGGGCTGACGCCCCTCTCGAGAACGAGGTCCTTCGACGCTTCGATACCGACTCGTGGTTACTCCGTCTCGAGTTCCCGGTCGGTTCGCTCCCGTTCGCCGTCGCGGTCGTGGTCGTGGTCGTGGTCGCGATTGTGATCCCGGTCGCGTGCCCACGCCTCCGCGTCCTCGAGCGTCTCCGTCTCCAGCAGTCGCTCGAGTTTGCGCTCGAACCCCTCGTCGGTCAACTCGCCGGCCGCGTAGCGCTCCCGGAGGGTTTCGAGCGCCTCTCGAGAATCGGCTTCGAATCCGGAGGGGGCGTCCCCCGATCGACGTCGGTCGCGCTGGCGCTCGGACTCGCCCTGGCGTTCACCGCTCGTCCAGTCGTCGACCCACTCCTCGCGATCGGCTTCGTCGCCAAAGAGGATCGCAACCGTCGGCACGACGACGATGTAGCCGACGAGCAAGGCGGCGAGCCACCAGCTCTGTCCCGTAAACATGGCGCCGAGCCACAGGCCTGTCACGAGCATCGATGCGATTCCCGTCGCGTTTTCGCGGAGATCGGCCGTTCGGCCGCGGTCGTGTTCGCGGTCGCGTCTGTCGGTTTCCTCGCCGAGTCCCATACCGATCGTGTCGGAACGTAGATGAATATAGCTTGTCGCCGCCGAGCGTCGACGGATCGCTACGGCGGGTGCTGTGTGGGCGGTGGGGGAGCAGGTGGGCAGGTGAGCAGGTGGCGGAGAAGTGCGCGTCTTACGCGAGCGTCGACTCGAGTGCCTCGAGCGCAGCCTCGCGGACGGCCTCCCGTTCGCCGGGGAGGAACTCGATGTGACCGTCCTGACCGCCGACGACGCGGACGCCGGCGTCGGTCGCCGCGTCGGCGATGGCGTCGCCGAACTCGCGGACGTCGATCGAGTCGATGGGGCGGACGTGCAGTTCGTCGTCGGCCAGACCGAAGACGGCGAACGGCTCCGCCGCGTCGCGACGGCGGTACAGCGCGTCCAGCAGCAGCGTCGTCGTCGGGAAGTCGAAGCGGTGAGTAAACGCCGTCGTGTCGAGTACGGCGACGGTGACGTCACCGACCCGTTCGGTCGTCAGGTTCTCCCGTGCGGTCTCGAGTTCCGTCTCGAGTTTCGCGCGGAACTGCTCGGAGACGTGGGCGGCGAGTTCGCCGTCGGCGTCCCGGCCGTCGTCGCCCGCGGCGCCGTCGCCGAACAGCAGGTCGGCGACCAGTTCGCGCTTGTCCTTGTACGACTGGTAGTAGGCCTCGAGCGCGACGGCCTCGCGGCGCTCGGAGAGGCCGGTCTCGTCGAAGCCGGCGTCGGCGGCGAGGTCGAGGTAGGCCTCGGGGGCGTCCTCCCAGTAGCTGACCGCCGGGAGGTGCTCGAGGTCGGCCCGGACCTCGTCGTTGACGTGGGCGCCGACGTTGGCGGCGAGCGCCGTCGAGGTGAGGTCGGTCACGTCCACGCCGGTGAGCGACGGCGCGACGGCGACCGAGACGGCCTCGGCGACGGCGTCGTCCGCACGGCTGTCGTCGACGACGACCGCGTTGGCGTCGTACAGCGAGAGCAGTTCGTAGCCGTCGACCGACTCCTCGGTGGAGCCGGCGTCGACGAGCACGATCAGGGGGAACTGCTCGCCGTGGCGCTCGCGGGCCTCGAGCATCGAGGTGACGTCGTCGGTCGCGGCGTCCATGTCGTAGACGCGACCGTCGAGCGGCCGGCGCTCGAAGTAGTGGTACTCGGCGTCCTCGCGGGTGTGCTTCTCGCGGATCAGCGGGAGGACCGCGCGCTCGATGGCGGCGCCGGCGACGTAGCCGTCCGCGGTCGCGCTGTGGCGGACGACGATCGGTCGGGCCTCCATGACCGCACGCCGGATCGCGGTCGCGGCGTCGCCGACTTCGTCGGAGACGGCGGCGACGGCGTCGTGATCGGCAAGCAGGTCGATCTCGGCGGGTCGAGCCTCGCGCTCGATCGCGGTCTCGAGGCGGTCGACGACGGTTTCGCGTTCCTCGTCGGTGAGCACCTCGAGCGCCTCGGTCTCGATCTGGAGTTCGCCGTGATGGCGTTCGACCTCGCCCTCGAGGGCCACGACGTCGCCGACCTCGACGCTCGGGTAGGCGCGGACGCCGGCCTCCTCGAAGGCGGCACACTCGACGCTCCCGGCCTCGTCGCTCAGTTCGAAGACCGTCGGGCCGCTGGTCTGTCGGACCCCGG of the Halobiforma lacisalsi AJ5 genome contains:
- the mnhG gene encoding monovalent cation/H(+) antiporter subunit G, whose protein sequence is MIRASLVIALVLVGVFFLTVGTIGLLRLPNVYNRMHATSKPTTLGTAAIFLAGFVQFGPGGEGLTALVGAVFLFLTVPTGAHMIARAAERIGVPFLGSVTWPDASQLAREEELRADAERGAETDAERQPEAGPGPDPAADEG
- a CDS encoding SHOCT domain-containing protein, with translation MGLGEETDRRDREHDRGRTADLRENATGIASMLVTGLWLGAMFTGQSWWLAALLVGYIVVVPTVAILFGDEADREEWVDDWTSGERQGESERQRDRRRSGDAPSGFEADSREALETLRERYAAGELTDEGFERKLERLLETETLEDAEAWARDRDHNRDHDHDHDRDGERERTDRELETE
- a CDS encoding DHH family phosphoesterase — its product is MGNCIICGTAVDGEICESHEEDAVFEFRGTSASELTPGRYYRGTVDGYADFGVFVDVGDHVTGLLHRSELDQRLESLDWEPGDEVFVQVLDVRDNGNVDLGWSIRQREREFRGKLIDTGDDEVRPEAVEDESDASDASDASDTSDAEDGADASESEPTEAAEPDEPTAGDLQTAADDTGPSDEEVPSGASTTDAVAAGSGGTVTAEASASGSTAATDDAADAEPTADTDAALKRTTVDTIDGQVGTVVRLEGEITGVRQTSGPTVFELSDEAGSVECAAFEEAGVRAYPSVEVGDVVALEGEVERHHGELQIETEALEVLTDEERETVVDRLETAIEREARPAEIDLLADHDAVAAVSDEVGDAATAIRRAVMEARPIVVRHSATADGYVAGAAIERAVLPLIREKHTREDAEYHYFERRPLDGRVYDMDAATDDVTSMLEARERHGEQFPLIVLVDAGSTEESVDGYELLSLYDANAVVVDDSRADDAVAEAVSVAVAPSLTGVDVTDLTSTALAANVGAHVNDEVRADLEHLPAVSYWEDAPEAYLDLAADAGFDETGLSERREAVALEAYYQSYKDKRELVADLLFGDGAAGDDGRDADGELAAHVSEQFRAKLETELETARENLTTERVGDVTVAVLDTTAFTHRFDFPTTTLLLDALYRRRDAAEPFAVFGLADDELHVRPIDSIDVREFGDAIADAATDAGVRVVGGQDGHIEFLPGEREAVREAALEALESTLA